The Streptomyces sp. DG1A-41 genomic sequence TCCCTCGACGACATCTCCGGCGGGCGGGTCACGCTGGGTATCGGCGCGGGCGGCTCCGGCTTCGACGCCACCGCGCTCGGCCAGGAGCCGTGGTCCCCGCGCGAGCGCGCCGATCGCTTCGCCGAGTTCGTCCCGCTGCTCGACCGGCTGCTCAGCGAGGACGCCGTGTCGTACGAGGGCGACTTCTACTCGGCACACGAGGCACGGAACATCCCCGGCTGTGTGCAACGCCCCAGGCTGCCGTTCGCGGTGGCCGCGACCGGGCCGCGCGGGATGCGGCTCGCCGCCCGGTACGGGCAGGCGTGGGTGACCACCGGAAACCCCAAGCTGTACGAGAACGGCACTCCTGAACAGTCGATTCAGGCCATTCGCGGGCAGGCGGAGAAGCTCGCCGACACCTGCGCCGAGATCGGCCGGGACATGACCGACCTCGACAAGGTCCTGCTCACTGGATTCACCCCGGACCGCGGCGGCCCGCTCCAGTCCCTGGACGCCTTCGTCGACTTCGCCGGCCTGCACATGGAACTGGGTTTCACGGAGATCGTGATCCACTGGCCCATCCCCGACTCGCCCTTCGCGACGGACGAGAAGGCGTTCGAGCAGATCGCCATGGAGGCGCCGGCGCAGTTGCGCTGAGGGCCCTCGGACGGCTCCGGGGCGGCCCCTGTGGGAGTGCCCCGGGAGAGTTCCTGGTGAGGCCGGTATCCACTCACCTGTGCGGACTCCCGCACGCCCGTGCAGGCATATGCGGGACAATGGCCGGGTGACCTCAGCGACCCGACAGCCCCAGACCGCGGCCGAGACCCTCCCTCCGCGGCTGATCGCCACCGACCTCGACGGCACCCTGCTGCGCGACGACAAGTCGGTGTCCCCCCGTACGGTGGCCGCGCTGGCCGCCGCCGAGGAGGCGGGCATCGAGGTCTTCTTCGTCACCGGCCGCCCGGCCCGCTGGATGGACGTCGTCAGCGACCACGTGCACGGCCACGGCCTCGCGATCTGCGGCAACGGCGCCGCCGTGGTCGACCTCCACGGCGGCCCCGGCTCCCACCGGTTCGTGAAGGTACGGGAGCTGGAGCGGGCGAACGCGCTGGACGCCGTACGGCTGCTGCGTGATGCGGCTCCGGGCACGGTGTACGCGGTGGAGCAGACGTACGGCTTCTACCAGGAACCGGCCTACCCGAAGCTGCACATGGAGATCCCCGACAGTCTCGCCCCGGCGGAGGAACTGCTGTCGCCGGGCCACCGCGCGGCCGCGGAGCCGGTGCT encodes the following:
- a CDS encoding LLM class flavin-dependent oxidoreductase, which codes for MSLRLSTVILPYRRWQEGGRAVWTRAEQLGFHTAYTYDHLSWRSFRDGPWFGAVPTLTAAATVTDRLRLGTLVTSPNFRHPVTLAKELISLDDISGGRVTLGIGAGGSGFDATALGQEPWSPRERADRFAEFVPLLDRLLSEDAVSYEGDFYSAHEARNIPGCVQRPRLPFAVAATGPRGMRLAARYGQAWVTTGNPKLYENGTPEQSIQAIRGQAEKLADTCAEIGRDMTDLDKVLLTGFTPDRGGPLQSLDAFVDFAGLHMELGFTEIVIHWPIPDSPFATDEKAFEQIAMEAPAQLR
- a CDS encoding Cof-type HAD-IIB family hydrolase; protein product: MRDNGRVTSATRQPQTAAETLPPRLIATDLDGTLLRDDKSVSPRTVAALAAAEEAGIEVFFVTGRPARWMDVVSDHVHGHGLAICGNGAAVVDLHGGPGSHRFVKVRELERANALDAVRLLRDAAPGTVYAVEQTYGFYQEPAYPKLHMEIPDSLAPAEELLSPGHRAAAEPVLKILAYHPEMDPDAFLTLARLAIGDRANVTRSSPSALLEISGPGVSKASTLALCCAERGISHEQVVAFGDMPNDVEMLTWAGRSYAMGNAHPDVIAAASGRTVANNEDGVAVVIEQLLTELP